The following proteins are co-located in the Streptomyces bottropensis ATCC 25435 genome:
- a CDS encoding RNA polymerase sigma factor, whose protein sequence is MPNLFAERYEQMVGYARKRLHRYGVPPSAADPEDVVQTAFALVLARTDPIEHLRAYVFTVIRNEVSQAAKRYGTGQAYGRLDTDVRLETAGTAVDPCGTADLRIDLEAALGELPLQQRRAVLCHKAFGLTQAETATVMRTAPGTVATHVSRAVVTLRVALSALALVLMTCGTVWMWGGVTGAIPAAGYEMLKGPYALLVAAAVSFVSLFASAGAAWSSYCLYRSVRSGEEVRTSSRWLSDQLRRFLGQLVGGKAYDHPSSSGPDVSGSFNLPDSGPGNDGKWDEMGRI, encoded by the coding sequence GTGCCGAACCTGTTTGCCGAGCGGTACGAACAGATGGTCGGCTACGCCCGCAAGCGGCTGCACCGCTACGGGGTCCCGCCGTCCGCGGCGGACCCCGAGGACGTCGTACAGACCGCCTTCGCGCTGGTACTGGCCCGCACCGACCCGATCGAGCACCTGCGGGCGTACGTCTTCACCGTCATCCGCAACGAGGTCAGCCAGGCGGCCAAGCGCTACGGCACCGGCCAGGCGTACGGCAGGCTGGACACGGACGTACGGCTGGAGACCGCCGGCACCGCCGTGGACCCGTGCGGCACGGCCGACCTGCGCATCGATCTGGAGGCCGCACTGGGCGAACTGCCTCTCCAGCAGCGCCGCGCGGTGCTCTGCCATAAGGCGTTTGGGCTCACCCAGGCGGAGACGGCTACGGTCATGCGGACCGCGCCGGGCACGGTGGCCACCCATGTCTCCCGGGCGGTCGTCACCCTGCGGGTGGCGCTCAGCGCCCTGGCCCTGGTGCTGATGACATGCGGCACGGTCTGGATGTGGGGCGGGGTGACCGGCGCCATTCCGGCGGCGGGCTACGAAATGCTGAAGGGCCCGTATGCCCTGCTGGTAGCCGCCGCTGTGTCGTTTGTGTCGTTGTTCGCCTCGGCCGGGGCGGCGTGGTCCAGCTACTGCCTCTACCGCAGCGTTCGCTCGGGTGAGGAGGTCCGCACTTCGTCGCGATGGCTGTCTGACCAGTTGCGGCGCTTCCTGGGGCAGCTGGTGGGTGGGAAGGCGTACGACCACCCGAGCAGCTCCGGCCCCGATGTCAGCGGATCCTTCAACCTGCCGGATTCCGGACCCGGGAATGACGGCAAGTGGGATGAGATGGGGCGGATCTAG
- a CDS encoding Ku protein: MPHPVIWHGHIVFGMVTVPVGLISATERGTTPLRLVHTAGGCYGRIRHRKRCDVEDRDVAEHEIGRGYELPGGKVIPVSDADLDHIPLPTAHAIELLGTAPAGSIDPRQIGAASYFLAAATEPTGIRPYVLLVRALAHRSQVAIVKFAVRGDRERLGMLRPLNGALVLNALRWSDEIHSPAGAAPSPAEVEEDELAAAVDLIEARTVDTLDDLPGLTDHYAQALATTVEAKLNARDLSGPSEPVQGPQPVDFMDVLRRSVHDARVRRAEPAKPTRPKET; encoded by the coding sequence ATGCCCCATCCCGTCATCTGGCACGGGCACATCGTGTTCGGAATGGTCACGGTGCCTGTCGGGCTGATTAGCGCGACCGAGCGCGGTACGACGCCGCTGCGCCTGGTCCACACGGCCGGCGGCTGTTATGGGCGGATCCGACACCGCAAGCGCTGCGATGTTGAGGACCGCGACGTCGCCGAGCACGAGATCGGCCGCGGTTACGAACTGCCCGGAGGCAAGGTCATCCCCGTCAGCGACGCTGACCTCGACCACATACCGCTGCCCACCGCGCACGCGATCGAGCTGCTCGGCACCGCCCCGGCCGGCTCCATCGACCCGCGGCAGATCGGCGCCGCCTCCTACTTCCTCGCGGCGGCCACCGAACCAACCGGCATACGCCCGTACGTCCTGCTCGTACGGGCGCTCGCCCACCGCTCGCAAGTCGCCATCGTCAAGTTCGCCGTCCGGGGGGACCGTGAACGGCTCGGCATGCTCCGCCCTCTGAACGGAGCCCTGGTTCTCAATGCCCTGCGCTGGAGCGACGAGATCCACTCCCCGGCCGGCGCCGCGCCCTCCCCCGCCGAGGTCGAGGAGGACGAACTGGCCGCCGCCGTCGATCTCATCGAAGCACGCACGGTCGACACCCTCGACGACCTCCCCGGCCTGACCGACCACTACGCCCAGGCCCTCGCCACCACTGTCGAGGCCAAGTTGAACGCCCGCGACCTCTCCGGGCCGTCCGAGCCTGTTCAGGGCCCGCAGCCGGTCGACTTCATGGATGTGCTCCGGCGATCCGTACACGACGCCCGCGTACGCCGGGCCGAGCCTGCGAAGCCGACCCGTCCGAAGGAGACGTAA
- a CDS encoding tyrosine-type recombinase/integrase, producing the protein MEQTEKSTDVRHVVTPSLVLPASAGPAGTTAAPDTAAFTPDVLAKLQELEERSAQHEKNLRPTNTTDSYAADWKQWEKFCALLELPVTAITPGSLTAFVEWLWVQPGWRTGTFTAPSTIDRRLSGVVVTGRTDHGLVLDKTVAARARRVLKAKVKEMQKTKETRGRGPAPALLAEHLRATVVAAPDNRLGIRDRSIGLTCFAIAGREHEVAFLRLRDFVVTEHGMEVNVRVSKIKPRKVKVPFGSRPSSCPVRAWRAWKAEADLTDPDDFAYKPLHNRWHTVMDGGLDPETIGDVITRLGKWAELDFRPTGHSPRRGLATSSKRAGNDRKVIAKQGGWVENSAAMEGYFEEGDGWEENALVKVL; encoded by the coding sequence ATGGAGCAGACCGAGAAGAGTACGGATGTTCGGCACGTCGTGACCCCCTCGCTAGTGCTGCCGGCGTCGGCCGGACCAGCGGGCACCACCGCGGCGCCGGACACCGCGGCGTTCACCCCCGACGTGCTCGCCAAACTGCAGGAGCTGGAGGAGCGATCCGCCCAGCACGAGAAGAACCTCCGCCCGACGAACACCACCGACTCCTACGCCGCCGACTGGAAGCAGTGGGAGAAGTTCTGCGCGCTGCTCGAACTGCCCGTCACCGCCATCACGCCCGGGTCGCTGACCGCGTTCGTCGAGTGGCTGTGGGTCCAGCCCGGTTGGCGCACCGGCACCTTCACCGCGCCCTCGACCATCGACCGCCGTCTGTCCGGCGTGGTCGTCACCGGCCGCACCGACCACGGCCTGGTCCTCGACAAGACCGTGGCCGCCCGCGCCCGCCGGGTGCTCAAGGCCAAGGTGAAGGAGATGCAGAAGACCAAGGAGACCCGGGGCCGGGGCCCGGCGCCCGCGCTGCTCGCCGAGCACCTGCGCGCCACCGTGGTCGCCGCGCCCGACAACCGCCTCGGCATCCGTGACCGTTCCATCGGGCTGACCTGCTTCGCCATCGCCGGGCGCGAGCACGAGGTCGCCTTCCTGCGCCTCCGCGACTTCGTCGTCACCGAGCACGGCATGGAGGTCAACGTGCGCGTGTCGAAGATCAAGCCGAGGAAGGTGAAGGTGCCGTTCGGCTCCCGGCCGAGCAGCTGCCCGGTGCGCGCGTGGCGGGCCTGGAAGGCGGAGGCGGATCTGACCGACCCGGACGACTTCGCGTACAAGCCGCTGCACAACCGCTGGCACACCGTCATGGACGGCGGACTCGACCCCGAGACCATCGGCGACGTCATCACCCGGCTGGGCAAGTGGGCCGAGCTGGACTTCCGGCCCACCGGGCACTCCCCGCGCCGCGGGCTGGCCACCAGCTCCAAGCGCGCCGGCAACGACCGCAAGGTCATCGCCAAGCAGGGCGGATGGGTCGAGAACAGCGCAGCGATGGAGGGGTACTTCGAGGAAGGCGACGGCTGGGAAGAGAACGCCCTGGTCAAGGTGCTGTAG